One window of Candidatus Nitrospira kreftii genomic DNA carries:
- a CDS encoding putative pyruvoyl-dependent arginine decarboxylase, with protein MVPTHMFLTRGVGVHREKLASFEEALRSAGVAYCNLVSVSSILPPHCKVIPRKRGEKLLKPGEITFCVMARSETNERNQLVSASVGLAKPTDLGTYGYLSEHHAHGETDEETGEYTEDLAAQMLATTLGVEFDPNVAWKEREQVFKMGGKIVKTLNITQSAVGKKGKWTTVIALAVFIPPENVPNRPRR; from the coding sequence ATGGTACCTACGCACATGTTTCTCACGAGAGGTGTGGGAGTTCACAGGGAGAAGCTGGCATCCTTCGAAGAAGCGTTGCGCAGCGCCGGCGTGGCATACTGCAACCTCGTCAGCGTGTCTTCCATCCTCCCACCGCATTGTAAGGTCATCCCCCGAAAACGCGGAGAGAAACTGTTGAAGCCTGGAGAGATTACGTTCTGCGTGATGGCTCGTTCAGAAACCAACGAGCGAAACCAGCTGGTTTCGGCGTCGGTCGGCCTCGCGAAGCCCACGGATCTCGGCACATACGGATACCTGTCAGAGCACCATGCGCACGGTGAGACGGATGAGGAGACCGGAGAATATACGGAGGATTTGGCTGCGCAAATGCTGGCGACGACCTTAGGAGTCGAGTTTGATCCGAACGTCGCTTGGAAAGAGCGCGAACAGGTATTTAAAATGGGCGGGAAAATCGTGAAGACGCTGAACATCACCCAATCCGCCGTCGGGAAAAAGGGCAAGTGGACAACAGTCATCGCGCTGGCCGTCTTCATTCCACCAGAGAATGTTCCCAACCGTCCCCGCCGATAG
- a CDS encoding Succinate semialdehyde dehydrogenase, producing the protein MQESRPFLVHGQWKQGQIAAPVVDPFSGKLVARVDQATEYDVDQAMASTSSAAGPMGQLPSHARYDILQQIAALLYRRRDEFAQTITMEAGKPITDAKREVSRAIQTFTVAAEEARRIPGEVIPLDWTPGFDTHIGLLRRFPIGPILGITPFNFPLNLVAHKVAPALASGNSILIKPAPQTPLTALLLGEVAVEAGVPPGGLNVVPCDNLVAERMVVDPRFKLLSFTGSVAVGWMLKAKCGKKKVTLELGGNAGVVIESDADIELAAQRCAAGGFGYAGQTCISVQRIFVHHSIADLFTTKLLMHVARLKTGDPTDETTSIGPLIDHAAAERVEGWIGEAVADGARVLLGGKRTGSLVEATVLSNVNPEMKVSCREVFGPVVTVTPYRQLSEAVALLNQSDFGLQAGIFTQDVNKIFYAYRHLDVGAVLANEIPTFRADHMPYGGVKDSGLGREGIRAAIEDMTEPRMLIMNLKEPFGSTEKIV; encoded by the coding sequence CTTGTCGCGCGGGTCGATCAAGCCACGGAGTACGACGTCGACCAGGCCATGGCATCGACATCCAGCGCGGCTGGTCCGATGGGTCAGCTACCGTCCCATGCCCGATATGATATTCTCCAACAGATCGCCGCGCTTCTCTATCGACGTCGAGATGAGTTTGCCCAGACGATTACAATGGAGGCGGGCAAACCGATTACCGATGCGAAACGGGAAGTCAGCCGGGCCATTCAAACGTTCACGGTTGCGGCGGAAGAAGCACGACGAATTCCGGGGGAAGTGATCCCGCTCGATTGGACTCCCGGCTTTGATACGCATATTGGTCTGCTTCGCCGTTTTCCCATCGGTCCGATTCTCGGGATTACTCCCTTCAACTTTCCACTCAATCTAGTGGCGCATAAGGTTGCGCCGGCGCTCGCATCTGGTAATTCGATTCTCATCAAACCGGCTCCTCAAACACCACTGACAGCCCTCTTGCTTGGAGAGGTTGCCGTAGAGGCGGGGGTTCCTCCGGGTGGACTGAATGTCGTGCCGTGCGACAATCTCGTGGCTGAACGGATGGTGGTCGATCCACGATTCAAGTTGCTGAGTTTCACCGGCAGTGTCGCGGTGGGATGGATGTTGAAGGCCAAGTGCGGAAAGAAAAAAGTCACGCTTGAGCTCGGTGGCAATGCGGGTGTCGTGATCGAATCGGATGCTGATATCGAGCTCGCCGCCCAGCGTTGCGCTGCCGGTGGATTTGGGTATGCCGGCCAGACCTGCATTTCCGTACAGCGCATCTTCGTTCACCATTCGATCGCTGACCTGTTTACGACCAAGTTGCTCATGCATGTGGCTCGGTTGAAGACGGGCGATCCGACCGACGAGACGACGAGCATCGGACCCCTCATTGACCATGCCGCCGCTGAACGAGTGGAAGGTTGGATCGGTGAGGCCGTGGCAGACGGGGCGCGCGTGCTGCTGGGTGGAAAGCGGACGGGATCGCTGGTTGAGGCGACGGTGCTGTCGAATGTGAACCCCGAGATGAAGGTCTCGTGCCGAGAAGTGTTCGGACCGGTCGTGACGGTGACGCCCTATCGACAGCTGAGTGAGGCCGTCGCATTGCTCAACCAATCGGACTTTGGATTGCAGGCCGGCATTTTCACGCAGGACGTTAATAAGATTTTTTATGCATATCGTCATCTAGACGTCGGTGCGGTCTTGGCCAACGAGATTCCGACGTTTCGGGCGGATCATATGCCTTACGGAGGGGTGAAAGATTCCGGTTTAGGACGCGAAGGTATTCGAGCGGCGATTGAAGATATGACGGAGCCGCGCATGCTCATTATGAATTTGAAGGAACCGTTCGGCTCGACAGAAAAAATTGTCTAG
- a CDS encoding Agmatinase 1 — translation MTLPAGWEGPNHNFLGIDEPWCHPDRAGVYVLPAPYEHTSSYIRGSDRGPSAILEASSQVELYDEQLRCEPYREWGGIATAAPLNLDGKVDRAAVDAIEAFVSPHVGAGRFLVTLTGEHTGALGAIRAHAKRYQQMTVVQIDAHGDLRDAYLGNPFSHASVMARVVEDGLSLVQVGIRSISPEEVARIGATDRIKTFFAANILDPSGPYEGRATKWIPDVVAACRTPIYLTFDCDGLDASLVPALGTPEPGGLGWYDTLNLITALANGPGIVGMDVSEIAPIEGFVAPQFSVARLIYRILGRIKAGRRVH, via the coding sequence GTGACGCTTCCCGCTGGTTGGGAGGGACCGAACCATAACTTTCTCGGCATCGACGAACCCTGGTGTCATCCGGACCGAGCGGGCGTCTACGTACTGCCGGCTCCCTACGAGCACACTTCCAGCTACATCCGTGGATCTGACCGCGGGCCCTCGGCTATTCTGGAAGCGTCCAGTCAGGTCGAATTGTACGACGAACAGCTCCGGTGTGAACCCTATCGTGAATGGGGTGGAATCGCGACAGCGGCGCCGTTGAATCTCGACGGGAAAGTCGATCGCGCAGCCGTCGATGCCATTGAGGCATTTGTTTCTCCCCACGTCGGAGCCGGACGGTTTCTGGTCACGCTGACGGGCGAACACACGGGCGCCTTAGGGGCGATCCGAGCCCACGCCAAACGATACCAGCAGATGACGGTCGTGCAGATCGACGCCCACGGAGATCTGCGGGATGCCTATCTCGGCAATCCGTTCAGCCATGCCAGCGTCATGGCGCGGGTCGTGGAAGATGGTTTATCCCTGGTCCAGGTTGGGATCCGATCGATCAGTCCGGAAGAGGTGGCTCGTATCGGCGCCACGGACCGGATCAAGACGTTTTTTGCGGCCAACATCCTTGATCCGTCAGGTCCATATGAAGGGAGGGCCACGAAATGGATACCGGACGTGGTGGCCGCCTGCCGAACGCCCATCTATCTCACATTCGACTGCGACGGATTGGATGCGTCACTTGTGCCCGCGCTTGGGACCCCTGAGCCGGGCGGCCTTGGCTGGTACGATACGCTCAATCTCATCACGGCGCTCGCCAACGGGCCAGGAATTGTGGGGATGGATGTCAGCGAGATTGCCCCAATCGAAGGTTTTGTCGCGCCGCAATTCTCCGTCGCACGTTTGATCTATCGTATACTCGGTCGTATCAAGGCCGGACGTCGCGTTCACTAA
- a CDS encoding 23S rRNA pseudouridine(2604) synthase, translated as MAHTIRINKFFTEHGICSRREADRLIESGVITINGRVAKLGDQVEPSDIIAREGRIIPWGKAALYIKYHKPVGVTTTSEPHIPRNIIAEIGYPERIFPIGRLDKDSSGLILLTNDGDIVNEILRAEFGHEREYLVQVDRPFDQSFLDQMSRGVMILGSQTRPCRMIRVGSNRFGIVLTEGRNRQIRRMCQALGYRVIKLQRTRIMHITVEGLQVGEWRELTTQEREQLLEAIGRSFR; from the coding sequence GTGGCTCACACTATCCGCATCAATAAGTTCTTCACGGAACATGGGATTTGCTCTCGGCGGGAAGCCGACCGTCTGATCGAGTCGGGTGTCATCACTATTAATGGACGGGTGGCCAAGCTCGGCGACCAAGTAGAACCCTCAGACATCATTGCCCGCGAGGGCCGCATCATCCCCTGGGGTAAGGCCGCTCTATACATCAAGTACCATAAGCCGGTTGGAGTGACGACCACGAGTGAGCCCCATATTCCCCGAAACATCATTGCAGAAATCGGGTACCCGGAGCGGATTTTTCCGATCGGAAGACTGGATAAAGATTCATCCGGCCTGATTTTATTGACGAACGATGGCGACATCGTCAACGAAATCCTCCGTGCTGAATTCGGCCATGAGCGAGAGTATCTTGTGCAGGTCGATCGGCCGTTCGACCAATCATTTTTGGATCAGATGTCTCGGGGCGTGATGATTCTTGGGAGTCAAACCAGGCCTTGTCGAATGATTCGGGTGGGAAGCAATCGGTTTGGTATTGTTCTCACCGAGGGGCGAAACCGGCAGATCCGGCGTATGTGCCAAGCGCTTGGTTATCGGGTGATCAAGTTGCAGCGCACGAGGATCATGCACATTACCGTCGAAGGGTTACAGGTGGGTGAATGGAGAGAACTCACGACGCAGGAGCGAGAGCAGCTGTTGGAGGCGATAGGACGCTCTTTTCGGTGA